One window of Cohnella hashimotonis genomic DNA carries:
- a CDS encoding efflux RND transporter permease subunit, which yields MKRFLEGVFRNKAAISIVVVMVLGIGIFSYFKLPMELMPESDSPQVTVSVIGPGYDAATMERQVTNSLEQALSAIKGKADTFSTSGDGFSQINLVFDTNTNMKQAKADVEQAVNAVQLPERMSPPYVVQFDTSMIPISFVSLTFADGTSEARKEKLEQQAIDAFHSIDGAGEIQLSGKPLPGVGVFPDTEKLTAKGIPLQSLYAVLQGRNASSSVGQLSIDGAVVNLNVASDLQGVETLKRLPVANGVALGDVANVKLLNDKESINRLDGKDSLMITVSKAASSNAVSVGKGVEKIITQMNEDNRDVELKMMISTSEQVVHSVNSMMQEVLMGALFAAIVILLFMRNIRATLVTIVSIPLSLAMTLYLLDLSNITLNILTLGGVAVAVGRLVDDSIVVIENIFRRLQKESFSISVVVDATKEVSRAITASTLTTVAVFLPMGLLRGSLQSFLLPFALTVTYSLLSSLIVALTVIPLLSASVLRKSSIKEHPPSKRFAAFLHWNLRHKWVPILLAFVLLIGSVGVYFTMPKGAIDTSDATNLNVTLEYKPDTPTDQVFENGKKLEAFLMEQEGQEWVNMSMGNSADAAKYGSVQSPTLISYLLQVKKGGSADKIVEAVKAERPNYPGAELNASFGGVGGTSVFVDVSGDDPGLLTKTADEIVAKIKPIPDVLKVETNQEEKKTVYTLQVNPTEANAGDIASQLQGMLNPVPIGEVQSEGRSLQVSVQPVLAPKSERDLDSLNVLTEAGSKPVSSVAKWVKEEKPTEFYHKGGKSYIRVTATVDPSQLSVVGGKISLEMKDIKPPEGVKIYVGGASADQSSDFSSLFAMMLISIGIVYLIMVFTFKTLRAPIAILASILFVPIGAVLGLIVTGVTPDFTAIFGVVMLIGIVVTNAIVLIDRVKQNEERMTIREALLEAVGTRMRPILMTAIATVCAMLPLVFGVSESGSIVSQSLAIVVIGGLIIATLLTLVIVPCIYELLFFRKSRRQRAVARQTASL from the coding sequence TTGAAAAGATTTTTAGAAGGCGTATTCCGCAACAAAGCGGCCATCTCGATTGTTGTGGTGATGGTGCTCGGCATCGGAATCTTTAGCTATTTCAAGCTTCCCATGGAACTTATGCCGGAGTCGGATAGCCCACAGGTAACGGTTAGCGTAATCGGGCCGGGGTATGACGCCGCCACGATGGAGCGGCAGGTGACGAACTCGCTGGAGCAAGCATTGTCGGCAATCAAGGGCAAGGCCGATACGTTCTCGACTTCGGGAGACGGCTTCTCCCAGATTAACCTGGTCTTCGATACCAATACAAACATGAAGCAGGCCAAAGCGGATGTCGAGCAAGCGGTAAATGCCGTGCAGTTGCCGGAGCGCATGTCGCCACCGTACGTTGTACAGTTCGACACGTCCATGATTCCGATCTCGTTCGTCTCGCTCACGTTCGCAGATGGGACAAGCGAGGCGCGGAAGGAAAAGCTGGAACAGCAGGCGATCGACGCCTTCCATTCGATCGACGGAGCCGGCGAGATTCAACTGTCCGGCAAGCCGCTGCCCGGCGTCGGCGTGTTTCCGGACACGGAGAAGCTGACGGCCAAAGGAATACCGCTTCAGTCTCTTTACGCCGTGCTGCAAGGTCGCAACGCCTCGTCTTCCGTCGGCCAGCTGTCGATCGACGGGGCAGTCGTCAACCTGAATGTCGCCTCCGACCTTCAGGGCGTTGAGACACTGAAGAGGCTGCCGGTCGCAAACGGAGTCGCCCTGGGCGACGTGGCGAACGTCAAACTGCTGAACGACAAGGAAAGCATCAATCGTCTTGACGGCAAGGACTCGCTGATGATCACCGTATCCAAAGCGGCCAGTTCCAATGCGGTAAGCGTGGGCAAAGGCGTGGAGAAGATCATTACGCAGATGAACGAGGATAACCGGGATGTCGAGCTGAAGATGATGATAAGCACGTCCGAGCAGGTCGTCCATTCCGTCAACAGCATGATGCAAGAAGTGCTCATGGGCGCCTTGTTCGCCGCGATCGTCATCCTTCTATTCATGCGCAACATCCGGGCGACGCTCGTCACGATCGTCTCGATCCCGTTGTCGCTGGCCATGACGCTGTATTTGCTCGATTTGTCCAACATCACGCTCAACATTTTGACGTTGGGCGGCGTCGCCGTCGCGGTCGGACGTCTCGTGGACGACAGCATCGTCGTTATTGAGAATATTTTCCGCCGCTTGCAGAAGGAGTCGTTCTCCATATCGGTCGTCGTCGACGCCACCAAGGAAGTGTCGAGGGCGATCACCGCTTCGACGTTAACGACAGTCGCCGTGTTTCTGCCCATGGGGCTCTTGCGCGGTTCGCTTCAATCGTTCCTGCTGCCGTTCGCCTTGACCGTCACCTATTCGCTGCTGTCGTCGCTGATCGTCGCGCTGACCGTCATCCCGCTCTTGAGCGCCAGCGTTCTTCGCAAGTCGTCGATCAAGGAGCATCCGCCATCCAAACGGTTTGCGGCGTTCCTGCACTGGAATTTGCGGCACAAGTGGGTACCGATCCTCCTCGCGTTCGTGCTGCTGATCGGCTCCGTTGGCGTCTACTTCACCATGCCGAAGGGCGCAATCGACACTTCCGACGCCACGAATCTTAACGTGACGCTCGAATATAAGCCGGATACCCCGACGGATCAAGTGTTCGAAAACGGCAAAAAGCTCGAGGCGTTCCTGATGGAGCAGGAAGGCCAGGAGTGGGTCAACATGAGCATGGGCAACAGTGCCGACGCCGCCAAGTACGGAAGCGTCCAATCGCCGACCCTCATATCTTACTTGCTGCAGGTGAAGAAAGGCGGCAGCGCCGACAAGATCGTCGAGGCTGTTAAGGCGGAGCGCCCGAACTATCCGGGAGCGGAGCTGAATGCCAGCTTCGGAGGCGTGGGAGGCACGAGCGTGTTCGTTGACGTATCCGGAGACGATCCCGGACTGCTGACGAAGACGGCTGACGAGATCGTCGCCAAGATCAAGCCGATTCCGGATGTGCTCAAAGTCGAAACGAACCAGGAAGAGAAGAAGACGGTGTATACGCTGCAAGTGAATCCGACCGAAGCCAATGCCGGAGACATCGCCTCCCAGCTCCAAGGAATGCTCAATCCGGTGCCGATCGGTGAGGTACAGTCGGAAGGCCGCTCGCTGCAAGTCTCCGTCCAGCCGGTGCTTGCTCCGAAGTCCGAGCGCGATCTGGATAGCCTGAACGTCCTGACCGAGGCCGGTTCGAAGCCGGTATCCAGCGTAGCGAAGTGGGTCAAGGAAGAGAAGCCGACTGAATTCTACCATAAAGGCGGGAAGAGCTATATTCGCGTTACAGCGACGGTTGATCCGAGCCAACTGTCCGTCGTCGGCGGCAAAATATCGCTGGAGATGAAAGACATTAAGCCTCCGGAAGGCGTCAAAATTTACGTAGGCGGAGCTTCCGCCGACCAGTCTTCCGACTTCTCCAGCCTGTTCGCAATGATGCTCATCTCCATCGGCATCGTGTACCTGATCATGGTCTTCACGTTCAAGACGCTGCGGGCGCCGATCGCCATTCTCGCTTCGATCTTGTTCGTGCCGATCGGAGCGGTGCTGGGCCTGATCGTCACCGGCGTGACGCCGGACTTCACCGCTATCTTCGGCGTCGTCATGCTGATCGGCATCGTCGTCACGAACGCGATCGTGCTGATCGACCGCGTGAAGCAGAACGAAGAAAGGATGACGATCCGCGAAGCGCTGCTGGAAGCGGTTGGCACCCGAATGCGCCCCATTCTGATGACTGCGATTGCGACCGTATGCGCTATGCTGCCGCTCGTGTTCGGCGTGTCGGAAAGCGGAAGCATCGTCTCGCAAAGTCTCGCCATCGTCGTCATCGGCGGCCTTATCATCGCTACGCTTCTCACGCTAGTGATCGTGCCTTGCATCTACGAGCTGCTGTTCTTCCGCAAGTCCCGTCGCCAGCGGGCGGTTGCCCGGCAAACGGCCTCGCTCTGA
- a CDS encoding YbjQ family protein has translation MLIATVDNISGKNVEIVGLVRGVIVSSKHIGKDIMASLKEIKGGEIKSYTDMKDAAFDAATERMVKEARELGADGIIGVRYTAEFVKDATVSICSYGTAIKFVK, from the coding sequence ATGTTGATTGCTACAGTCGATAACATATCCGGTAAAAATGTTGAAATCGTCGGACTGGTAAGAGGCGTTATTGTTAGTTCAAAGCATATTGGAAAAGATATTATGGCCTCGCTAAAAGAGATAAAGGGCGGGGAGATCAAATCGTACACAGATATGAAGGATGCTGCATTCGATGCGGCTACGGAAAGAATGGTTAAAGAGGCCCGAGAGCTGGGAGCGGACGGAATTATTGGCGTTCGCTATACGGCCGAGTTTGTTAAAGATGCTACCGTCAGTATTTGCTCCTATGGAACGGCCATCAAATTTGTGAAGTAG
- a CDS encoding GerAB/ArcD/ProY family transporter: MAGKVQISAAQMGALLYLSTIGTAFLVMPSAATLMAGSDMWLTPIFASLGGFIPIWAAGRFHRLYPGKHFFAVIEAVLGRIAGKAAGILFLLFHLHIGGATIRDYSEFISGNFFQRTPILVITASMLLVCAMVVKSGVETIARCAQIFLPAVLALLLINVVLLIPEMNITEMLPILGNGPLPVVKGVFVVQGWFCQFVLITFLLPFVDGDKGNRAGYWSVAAAAATMVLINLTVLFLFGIDAAQFYYPFLMASRYIRVADFIEHVEAMVMASWVLGTFVRISLFYYAATVGTAYCTGVKAEKLFVYPVGMLLIVSAFWVAPSMQALLTFISTWGNMYIMTGYIAFPAFLAFMGMVRHAASRAGSSSR; this comes from the coding sequence ATGGCGGGGAAAGTCCAAATATCCGCCGCGCAAATGGGCGCTTTGCTTTATTTATCCACCATAGGCACCGCGTTCCTTGTCATGCCTTCGGCCGCTACGCTGATGGCAGGCAGCGATATGTGGCTGACTCCGATATTCGCCTCGCTTGGCGGGTTCATCCCGATATGGGCGGCTGGGCGGTTTCATCGATTGTATCCGGGCAAGCATTTTTTTGCCGTGATCGAGGCCGTTCTGGGCCGCATTGCGGGCAAAGCGGCCGGCATTTTGTTTTTGCTGTTCCATCTGCACATCGGAGGTGCCACCATACGCGATTATTCCGAGTTCATCTCGGGCAATTTTTTTCAGCGGACGCCGATTCTCGTCATTACCGCTTCCATGCTGCTGGTTTGCGCCATGGTCGTTAAGTCAGGCGTGGAGACGATCGCCCGCTGCGCGCAAATTTTTTTGCCGGCTGTGCTGGCGCTGCTTCTGATCAATGTCGTTTTGTTAATACCTGAAATGAATATCACGGAGATGCTGCCCATCCTCGGGAACGGTCCGTTGCCCGTCGTGAAAGGGGTTTTCGTCGTCCAAGGCTGGTTCTGCCAGTTTGTCTTGATCACGTTCTTGCTGCCCTTTGTCGACGGCGACAAGGGTAACCGAGCCGGTTATTGGAGCGTGGCGGCGGCCGCGGCGACGATGGTGCTGATCAACCTGACCGTGCTTTTCCTCTTCGGCATCGACGCTGCGCAGTTTTATTATCCTTTTCTGATGGCGTCCCGCTATATTCGCGTTGCGGACTTTATCGAGCACGTGGAAGCGATGGTCATGGCCAGCTGGGTGCTTGGCACGTTCGTGCGAATTTCCCTTTTTTATTATGCGGCGACGGTGGGAACGGCATATTGCACCGGAGTCAAAGCGGAAAAGCTGTTCGTATATCCTGTGGGAATGCTGCTGATCGTGTCCGCCTTTTGGGTCGCTCCGAGCATGCAGGCGCTGCTGACCTTTATTTCGACTTGGGGCAATATGTACATCATGACCGGATACATCGCTTTTCCCGCCTTTCTAGCCTTCATGGGAATGGTCCGCCACGCTGCTTCGAGGGCGGGATCCAGCTCTCGATAA
- a CDS encoding Ger(x)C family spore germination protein translates to MKWSKACRILAASMLLPLSAGCWDRLEINDLALVMATGLDEAEDGQVKLSVQIFVPKKAGNTPSVGGDQASGGGGGGSQTIVKEATGISVADAVSRLQTMMSRRLTWEHDEVFIFGEKRAAHGIEEDMDYLLRSRQTRERANLFVSEGMAIDALRLNPRLERDVAETLREMTLLQIGPDVSMFELLRMMRSAGKSAVLPYIQKLPSQPGVNPENTVSYITGSTVLKNGKAVGRLNMRLTRGLLWLHNETKEATLTFKLEGMPGSVALHMLRSRAVLIPSIKGDRWSVRVKIDNEAVLLQNTTGGIVTDEAWVQKIERAASQSIRSRIEETVEAGQRQFNADIFGIADLFRKHYPKHWKEARTNWDSVFKEIRIEINVHTHVKRPGMSNASVPY, encoded by the coding sequence ATGAAGTGGTCCAAGGCGTGCCGCATCCTCGCAGCGAGCATGCTCCTGCCGCTGAGCGCTGGCTGTTGGGATCGGCTGGAGATCAACGATCTGGCGCTCGTCATGGCGACAGGGCTCGACGAGGCCGAGGATGGGCAAGTCAAACTGTCCGTGCAAATCTTCGTGCCGAAAAAAGCGGGCAACACCCCAAGCGTCGGCGGCGACCAAGCATCCGGCGGCGGAGGCGGGGGTTCGCAGACGATCGTAAAGGAAGCGACGGGCATCTCGGTCGCGGACGCGGTGTCTCGCTTGCAGACGATGATGTCGAGACGGCTCACTTGGGAGCATGATGAAGTGTTTATCTTCGGAGAGAAACGCGCGGCGCACGGCATAGAGGAAGATATGGATTATTTGCTTCGATCCAGGCAGACTCGGGAGCGCGCCAATTTGTTCGTGAGCGAAGGCATGGCGATCGACGCCTTGCGGCTGAATCCGCGTCTTGAGAGAGACGTGGCGGAGACGCTGCGGGAGATGACGCTTTTGCAAATCGGACCGGACGTCTCTATGTTCGAGCTGCTGCGGATGATGCGAAGCGCGGGCAAATCCGCCGTATTGCCCTATATTCAAAAGCTCCCGAGTCAACCGGGCGTGAATCCGGAAAACACGGTCTCGTATATTACGGGCAGTACCGTGCTGAAAAACGGTAAAGCCGTCGGCCGTCTGAATATGCGGCTCACGCGGGGGCTGCTATGGCTGCACAATGAAACGAAGGAGGCTACGCTCACCTTCAAGCTCGAAGGGATGCCGGGCAGCGTCGCTTTGCATATGCTCCGATCAAGAGCTGTGCTTATCCCGTCCATTAAAGGGGATCGATGGAGCGTGCGCGTAAAGATCGACAACGAGGCCGTGCTGCTGCAAAATACGACCGGAGGCATCGTCACCGACGAAGCCTGGGTGCAAAAAATCGAACGGGCCGCTTCGCAAAGCATAAGGTCGCGCATCGAAGAAACGGTGGAGGCCGGCCAACGGCAATTCAATGCGGACATATTCGGTATCGCCGACCTTTTCCGCAAGCATTATCCCAAGCACTGGAAAGAGGCGCGGACGAACTGGGACAGCGTCTTTAAGGAGATCCGGATCGAGATAAACGTTCATACGCACGTCAAACGTCCGGGCATGTCGAACGCGTCTGTGCCCTATTGA
- a CDS encoding response regulator transcription factor: MTNVSDIRIAIVDDEPSIVTMLQMVLRREGFHQLYAASTCAEALDLAAKVSPDIVLLDIMLPDGSGLELCSKLREYGNPHILFLTAKASDLDVLRGFAMGGDDYITKPFNPLEVAARIQARIRRLEPEVPAAGPGKRLEPGIYRFSRFTVNEAEGELIVEGQPVPCPAQEFQLLLHFCKFPGVVFSKTQLYDKVWGINGQGDDSTVMVHIRRIRERIEIDPGNPKQLLTVRGLGYKLVKETQER, from the coding sequence ATGACAAATGTATCCGATATTCGTATCGCCATCGTCGACGACGAGCCTTCGATTGTCACGATGCTGCAGATGGTTCTGCGCAGAGAAGGGTTTCATCAGCTGTATGCGGCTTCCACCTGCGCGGAAGCACTCGACCTGGCGGCGAAAGTGTCCCCCGATATCGTTCTTCTGGACATTATGCTCCCGGACGGCAGCGGCCTGGAGCTCTGCTCCAAACTTCGCGAATACGGGAATCCGCATATTTTGTTTTTGACTGCTAAAGCTTCCGATCTCGATGTTCTCCGGGGCTTCGCGATGGGAGGAGATGATTATATTACGAAGCCCTTCAATCCCCTGGAGGTGGCCGCAAGAATTCAGGCGCGCATTCGCCGTCTCGAGCCTGAAGTTCCCGCGGCCGGTCCGGGAAAGCGGCTCGAACCGGGGATTTATCGGTTCAGCCGCTTCACCGTCAACGAGGCAGAAGGCGAGTTGATCGTCGAGGGACAGCCGGTTCCTTGCCCTGCGCAGGAATTCCAGCTGCTGCTGCACTTCTGTAAGTTTCCCGGGGTCGTATTTTCCAAGACACAGCTCTATGACAAGGTATGGGGGATCAATGGACAGGGCGATGACTCGACGGTAATGGTGCATATCCGGCGCATACGGGAGCGGATCGAGATCGATCCCGGCAATCCGAAGCAGTTGCTCACCGTACGGGGGCTTGGTTACAAGCTGGTGAAGGAGACGCAGGAGCGATGA
- a CDS encoding spore germination protein, giving the protein MSDSTSPPIPAQSELDRPIAADLNANRAALDGLLQDCADAVFHPFSIGDGHSALLIYLCGLSDKAQLEKMAIAPLIRSSMEAGDGLSGIARKLPIADLHQAGTIRELVEGLFIGMPSLLVDGEPGALILNLADWEKRGIDEPMAESVVRGPREGFGESLDVNMSLMRRRLRTPSFKMKTMTVGRLTRTRVVVGYIQSVAKDSLVQEVLSRLSRIHTDGVLESANIEELIQDSTLSPFPQLLSTERPDVCAASLMEGKAMLMVEGTPFALIAPTSLFALLQSPEDYYQRFMMGTVIRWLRYTFFLLALLFPSLYVAILTYHQEMVPTTLLLSIAKSREDIPFPALVEALLMEISFEALREAGVRLPKQVGSAVSIVGALVIGQAATAAGLVSPPMVMVVALTGIASFMIPHYSVGISVRLLRFPVMLLAGFLGLLGLMLGVIALVIHLASLRSFGEPYLVFFRRGARHSWKDTLIRAPAWALDERPATAQKANADRQSKRNRPAPQREGG; this is encoded by the coding sequence ATGTCCGATTCTACTTCCCCGCCGATCCCCGCCCAATCGGAGCTGGATCGACCGATCGCGGCAGACCTGAATGCAAACAGAGCGGCGCTCGACGGCTTGCTGCAAGATTGCGCAGATGCCGTTTTCCATCCGTTTTCGATAGGCGATGGCCATTCGGCGCTTCTGATTTATTTGTGCGGACTGTCGGACAAGGCGCAGCTGGAAAAAATGGCGATTGCGCCGCTCATTCGTTCGTCTATGGAGGCCGGGGACGGTTTGTCCGGAATCGCCCGCAAGCTGCCGATCGCGGATTTGCACCAGGCGGGTACGATACGGGAACTCGTCGAAGGCTTGTTTATCGGTATGCCATCCCTGCTCGTGGACGGCGAACCGGGAGCGCTCATCCTTAATTTGGCCGATTGGGAGAAGCGCGGAATCGATGAGCCGATGGCCGAATCGGTCGTGCGCGGACCGAGAGAAGGTTTCGGAGAATCACTCGACGTCAACATGTCGCTTATGCGCAGAAGATTGAGGACGCCGAGCTTCAAGATGAAGACGATGACGGTAGGACGGTTGACCCGTACGAGAGTCGTCGTCGGCTATATCCAATCGGTGGCCAAGGATTCGCTCGTTCAAGAGGTGCTGAGCCGGCTGTCCCGCATTCATACCGACGGCGTGCTTGAGAGTGCGAATATCGAGGAGCTGATTCAGGACTCGACGCTTTCTCCGTTCCCCCAGCTGCTCTCGACCGAGCGTCCGGATGTTTGCGCCGCCTCGCTGATGGAGGGCAAAGCGATGCTCATGGTCGAAGGCACGCCTTTCGCGCTGATCGCGCCGACGTCGCTTTTCGCGCTGCTGCAGTCGCCGGAGGACTATTACCAGCGCTTCATGATGGGGACGGTGATCCGATGGCTGCGCTACACGTTTTTTTTGCTTGCGCTGCTGTTTCCTTCGCTGTACGTCGCCATTCTGACGTACCATCAGGAAATGGTACCGACGACGCTGCTGCTCAGCATCGCAAAGTCGCGCGAAGACATTCCTTTTCCGGCTTTGGTCGAGGCGCTGCTCATGGAGATCTCCTTCGAAGCGCTGCGCGAGGCGGGCGTACGCCTGCCCAAGCAAGTCGGCTCGGCCGTCAGCATCGTCGGCGCGCTCGTCATCGGCCAAGCCGCGACGGCCGCCGGGCTCGTATCGCCGCCAATGGTCATGGTGGTGGCGCTGACCGGGATCGCTTCTTTCATGATTCCGCATTATTCGGTCGGCATTTCGGTTCGGCTGCTCCGCTTTCCGGTTATGCTGCTTGCCGGGTTTCTAGGCTTGCTAGGATTAATGCTGGGCGTGATCGCGCTCGTCATTCACTTGGCGTCGCTGCGTTCGTTCGGAGAGCCGTATCTCGTCTTTTTCCGAAGAGGCGCCAGGCATTCCTGGAAAGATACGCTCATTCGCGCGCCTGCATGGGCGCTTGACGAACGGCCGGCAACCGCACAGAAGGCGAATGCCGACCGACAATCCAAGCGCAACAGGCCGGCGCCTCAAAGAGAAGGCGGTTGA
- a CDS encoding sensor histidine kinase produces MKRVLANLIDNACKYGPQNGTVRLKASVDDRHARVTVGDDGPGIEAGHLSLIFHRRTRLEQTADLDGQGIGLSIAKEIVDRHGGAVWAESEPGEGYRFCFTIPVLKREAIREGDAS; encoded by the coding sequence ATCAAGCGCGTGCTGGCCAATCTGATCGACAACGCCTGCAAATACGGTCCTCAGAACGGGACGGTCAGGCTCAAGGCGTCCGTGGACGATCGTCATGCACGCGTAACGGTAGGGGACGATGGACCGGGCATCGAAGCCGGGCATTTGTCGTTGATTTTTCATCGGCGTACCCGGCTGGAACAAACGGCAGACTTGGACGGGCAAGGCATCGGCCTTTCCATCGCCAAAGAAATCGTCGATCGTCATGGCGGTGCGGTCTGGGCGGAGAGCGAGCCCGGCGAAGGCTACCGGTTTTGTTTTACGATTCCCGTATTGAAGCGGGAAGCGATACGCGAAGGCGATGCGTCATGA
- a CDS encoding sensor histidine kinase has product MQHRMAFHFTYQLIFYALLIVTITLVAFILFFQSMSNKELRRNFPVGALQLIAQEAQFKDGTIEISPKWNKLIEENGMWLQVVSAEGEVIYAVNTTSSDDLPTSYDTAQLLDIQDTRAFGMYAVHTELNFSFKEPLLYMLGYRSTELNQLVAWFDAYGQHGTLRSDAIPVLDRILRANGSYLQIIDAGSHTLQAIGDKAFAQKAYRPLDILAIEQSPSNYDTKIVAHKDNPSGMTWILYTPNPSGGPLKHPVLGTTTRELVWFAVLILLLALSISVWHGYRYGQPLIMFAGWFERMDRGQYDQVLTAKDLPKVFRRNGKLRIRYRLYKEVIESFYRMTHQLAQAEKERIRLEKAQTEWMSGISHDLRTPLATIQGYGYMLESLPAQWSHEEMRIMGATIREKGDYMLELISDFSLIHQLKQGKSIMELREMDLDELVRRSVLKYVNDTTMSEYQFLYVGNEQPIPIKADETWLQRLMDNLLSNAVKHNPPGVVITISIGKENNMACIKVIDNGKGMDEETLHHLFNRYYRGTNTEESTEGSGLGMSIAKTIVEAHGGEIQVHSKVWQGTKIEILLPF; this is encoded by the coding sequence ATGCAGCATCGTATGGCTTTCCATTTCACGTATCAATTGATCTTCTACGCCCTGCTGATTGTGACCATTACTTTGGTTGCTTTCATTCTTTTCTTCCAGAGCATGTCGAATAAAGAGCTACGTCGGAATTTTCCGGTTGGCGCCTTGCAGTTGATCGCGCAAGAAGCCCAATTCAAGGATGGGACAATTGAGATCTCCCCCAAGTGGAACAAATTAATTGAAGAGAACGGAATGTGGCTGCAGGTAGTCAGTGCCGAAGGCGAAGTGATTTACGCCGTCAATACAACTTCGTCCGATGATTTGCCGACTTCCTACGACACCGCTCAATTGCTCGATATTCAAGATACACGGGCGTTTGGGATGTATGCCGTACACACAGAGCTCAATTTTTCATTCAAAGAACCGCTTCTCTACATGCTGGGCTATCGTAGTACCGAACTTAACCAACTCGTTGCCTGGTTCGATGCCTACGGACAACATGGAACCTTACGGAGCGATGCGATTCCTGTTCTGGACCGGATTCTGCGCGCAAACGGCAGCTATTTGCAGATCATCGACGCCGGGAGTCATACCCTGCAAGCCATCGGCGATAAAGCATTCGCACAGAAAGCATATCGTCCGCTGGATATCCTGGCCATCGAGCAATCGCCCAGCAACTACGATACGAAAATTGTCGCCCACAAGGACAATCCGAGCGGTATGACCTGGATTCTCTATACCCCCAATCCCTCCGGCGGTCCTCTAAAGCATCCGGTGCTGGGGACGACAACCCGTGAACTTGTCTGGTTTGCCGTTCTGATCCTGCTCTTGGCTTTGTCCATCTCCGTCTGGCACGGCTACCGTTACGGTCAGCCGCTTATTATGTTCGCAGGCTGGTTCGAACGTATGGACCGAGGACAGTACGACCAGGTACTGACCGCCAAGGATTTGCCTAAAGTTTTTCGCCGCAACGGCAAGCTGCGAATCCGTTACAGGCTCTATAAGGAGGTCATTGAATCCTTCTATCGGATGACTCATCAATTGGCTCAGGCGGAGAAGGAACGGATAAGGCTGGAGAAGGCGCAAACGGAGTGGATGTCGGGGATCTCCCACGATCTGCGCACGCCTCTGGCCACGATTCAAGGTTATGGGTATATGCTCGAGAGCTTGCCCGCACAATGGAGCCACGAAGAGATGCGGATCATGGGCGCGACGATTCGTGAGAAGGGGGATTATATGCTCGAGCTGATCTCCGACTTTTCTTTGATTCATCAACTCAAACAAGGAAAATCGATCATGGAGCTCCGGGAGATGGATTTGGATGAACTCGTGCGTCGCTCCGTACTGAAGTATGTCAACGACACCACGATGTCCGAATATCAATTTCTCTACGTTGGGAATGAGCAGCCCATTCCGATAAAGGCAGATGAGACTTGGCTGCAGAGGCTGATGGACAACTTGCTGTCCAACGCCGTAAAGCATAACCCTCCGGGCGTAGTCATCACCATATCGATCGGCAAGGAAAACAATATGGCATGCATAAAAGTAATCGATAACGGCAAAGGAATGGACGAGGAAACGCTGCATCATTTGTTCAACCGCTACTACCGGGGGACGAATACGGAAGAATCGACGGAAGGCTCCGGGCTCGGGATGAGCATTGCGAAAACGATCGTAGAAGCGCACGGCGGCGAAATTCAGGTGCATTCCAAAGTGTGGCAAGGCACGAAAATCGAGATTCTGTTGCCCTTCTAA